The Vicia villosa cultivar HV-30 ecotype Madison, WI unplaced genomic scaffold, Vvil1.0 ctg.000441F_1_1, whole genome shotgun sequence genome includes a window with the following:
- the LOC131628295 gene encoding sucrose synthase 7-like, producing MASGSNSPLKRSDSIADSMPDALKQSRFHMKKFFSRLIASGKRLVRQNQIMEDVEKTIEDKNERKKLLEGLLGYILSCTQEAAIVPPYVVFAARPNPGFWEYVKVNADDLQVDGLEASDYLKYKETIFDEKWASDENALEIDFGAIDFTTPHMALSSSIGNGLDFTNRVLSSRLSESSHYENPLLNYLLGLNHQGENLMIRDSLNTIPKLQKALKIAEAYVSAHHKDTPYQNFESRFREWGFDKGWGNTAGRVKETMMMLSEVLEAADPVKFESLFSRLPNMFNIVIFSIHGYFGQADVLGLPDTGGQVVYILDQVRALEEELLQKIELQGLDVKPQILVVTRLIPNAKGTTCNQELEPIVNTKHSHILRVPFRTEKGILSNWVSRFDIYPYLERYAQDSTTKILELMDGKPDLIIGNYTDGNLVSSLMASKLGVTQATIAHALEKTKYEDSDVKWNNFDEKYHFSSQFTADLISMNSADFIITSTYQEIAGSKDRPGQYETHTAFTMPGLCRVVSGINVFDPKFNIAAPGADQSVYFPFTEKKKRLTTFQPAIEELLYSKDENEEHIGFLEDKKKPIIFSMARLDKVKNISGLVEWYAKNKRLRSLVNLVIVGGFFDPSKSKDREETEEIKKMHFLMKEHKLHGQFRWIAAQTDRYRNGELYRCIADTKGAFVQPALYEAFGLTVIEAMNCGLPIFATNQGGPAEIIVDGVSGFHIDPHNGDESINKISEFFEKCKTSPDYWNIISKAGLQRINECYTWKIYAKKVLNMGSIYGFWRRLNKEQKLAKDRYIQMYYNLQFRSLARKVAIPSEVQQEFQPMSTAQAKKAEAKAQSIHSNAEAKGEAAQSQLVAGPSKSDSHQPTPKELAYKESGDLYSGLRWLLPGIAFMFIIHYLSKYLEHLFIREH from the exons ATGGCTTCTGGCTCAAATTCACCTTTGAAAAGATCTGATTCCATTGCTGATTCCATGCCTGATGCCTTGAAGCAAAGCCGCTTCCATATGAAGAAATTCTTTTCGAG GTTGATTGCAAGTGGGAAAAGGCTAGTGAGACAAAATCAAATAATGGAAGATGTGGAGAAAACAATTGAAGataaaaatgagagaaaaaagcTTTTAGAAGGCTTGTTGGGATACATTCTCAGTTGCACTCAGGAAGCAGCTATTGTTCCACCATATGTTGTTTTCGCGGCGAGGCCGAATCCTGGTTTCTGGGAATATGTTAAAGTGAATGCAGATGATTTACAAGTAGATGGTCTTGAGGCTTCAGATTACTTGAAATACAAGGAAACTATATTTGATGAGAAGTG GGCAAGTGATGAAAATGCATTGGAGATAGATTTTGGGGCTATTGATTTCACAACACCTCATATGGCTCTTTCATCTTCTATTGGAAACGGACTTGACTTTACTAATAGGGTTTTGAGTTCAAGGTTGAGTGAGAGTTCACACTATGAAAATCCATTGCTCAATTACCTATTAGGCCTTAACCATCAAGGAGAG AACCTTATGATTAGAGACAGTTTGAATACAATACCAAAGCTTCAAAAAGCATTGAAAATAGCAGAAGCATATGTATCTGCACACCACAAAGATACACCGTATCAGAATTTCGAAAGCAG GTTTAGAGAATGGGGATTTGATAAAGGTTGGGGAAACACTGCAGGAAGAGTAAAAGAGACAATGATGATGCTTTCTGAGGTGCTAGAAGCAGCAGATCCAGTTAAATTTGAGTCACTTTTCAGCAGGCTACCAAACATGTTCAACATTGTTATTTTCTCTATTCATGGATACTTTGGCCAAGCTGATGTTCTAGGATTGCCAGACACTGGAGGCCAG GTGGTGTATATTCTTGATCAAGTAAGAGCATTAGAGGAAGAATTACTCCAAAAGATTGAGTTGCAAGGCCTTGATGTGAAGCCTCAAATTCTTGTG GTTACACGTTTGATACCAAATGCAAAAGGGACAACATGTAACCAAGAACTTGAGCCTATCGTCAATACTAAGCATTCACACATTCTAAGAGTCCCTTTCCGGACAGAGAAGGGAATTCTATCCAATTGGGTGTCGCGATTCGATATCTATCCTTATTTAGAAAGATATGCTCAG GATTCTACTACCAAGATTCTCGAACTTATGGATGGAAAGCCTGATCTCATTATTGGAAATTATACTGATGGAAACTTGGTTTCATCCTTAATGGCCTCTAAACTTGGTGTAACTCAG GCAACCATTGCTCATGCGTTGGAGAAGACAAAATATGAAGATTCCGATGTCAAATGGAATAATTTTGATGAAAAGTATCACTTTTCAAGTCAGTTCACAGCTGATTTAATCTCAATGAACTCAGCTGATTTCATCATAACCAGTACATACCAAGAAATTGCTGGAAG CAAAGATAGGCCAGGACAATATGAAACTCACACTGCATTTACCATGCCGGGACTTTGCCGCGTAGTTTCCGGCATCAATGTTTTTGATCCAAAGTTCAACATTGCTGCACCAGGAGCTGATCAATCTGTTTATTTTCCTTTCactgagaagaagaaaagattAACCACTTTTCAACCTGCCATTGAAGAATTACTTTACAGTAAGGATGAAAATGAAGAACACAT TGGATTTTTGGAAGACAAGAAGAAACCAATAATCTTCTCAATGGCAAGGCTAGACAAAGTGAAAAACATCAGCGGCCTCGTCGAGTGGTACGCGAAGAACAAAAGACTAAGAAGTTTAGTAAATCTTGTCATTGTTGGAGGATTCTTCGACCCTTCAAAATCCAAAGACagagaagaaacagaagaaatcAAGAAAATGCATTTCTTGATGAAAGAACACAAACTTCATGGTCAGTTCAGATGGATTGCAGCGCAAACCGATCGATATCGCAACGGAGAGCTATACCGATGCATCGCGGACACAAAAGGAGCTTTTGTTCAACCAGCATTGTATGAAGCTTTTGGTCTAACAGTGATTGAAGCAATGAACTGTGGATTACCAATCTTTGCTACAAATCAAGGTGGTCCAGCCGAAATTATAGTCGACGGTGTCTCAGGTTTTCATATTGATCCTCATAATGGAGATGAATCAATCAACAAGATCTCCGAATTCTTCGAGAAATGCAAGACTAGTCCTGATTATTGGAACATAATCTCAAAAGCCGGTCTTCAAAGAATCAATGAATG CTATACATGGAAGATATATGCAAAGAAAGTGTTGAATATGGGATCAATTTATGgattttggagaaggttgaacaaaGAACAAAAGTTGGCAAAAGATAGATATATCCAAATGTATTATAATCTTCAATTTAGGAGCTTG GCAAGAAAGGTAGCAATTCCTAGTGAGGTACAACAGGAGTTTCAACCAATGTCAACAGCTCAAGCCAAAAAAGCAGAAGCAAAAGCACAATCTATTCACAGTAATGCAGAAGCAAAAGGTGAAGCAGCTCAAAGTCAGCTAGTAGCAGGACCATCCAAAAGTGATTCTCATCAGCCAACACCTAAGGAGCTGGCTTATAAAGAAAGTGGTGATCTATATTCTGGATTACGTTGGTTGCTTCCAGGAATTGCTTTTATGTTCATCATTCATTATCTTTCTAAGTATTTGGAACATTTGTTCATAAGAGAGCATTGA